The nucleotide sequence GCAAGCTTGGCTTCAGTTTGGACGGCTGGGGGATTGGTGCTCCTGCAACCGCGATCGCAGGCCATTACCCAAGACGGACGCTGGCCGCTGCTCGATCTGAGGGATTTTTCGCAACCGCTGCCCGAGCATTGGGTGACCCCCACCTCAGACTTCTACATTCAATCGGCGTTTGGCACGCCAGAGCTGGATCGCGATCGCTGGAAATTAGAGCTTTCGGGACTACTCGATCGCCCTCTCTCCCTCAGCTTTACCGATCTCCTCTCTCTCCCAGCCGAAGACATTTACTGGACGCTGGAATGTATCGGCAACCCGGCGGGAGGACAGTTGGCGGGCAACGCGCTGTGGCGGGGTACCCGGTTGCGACCCCTGCTAGAACGGGCGGGAGTGCGTCCCGAGGCGAGGGCATTTGCACTGCGATCGGCCGACGAGTACGAAACGGGGCTGTTGCGGCAGGAACTGCTGCAGGAGGATGTTTTTCTGGTCTATCGCATGAATGGCGAGCCGTTACCTCCAGAGCACGGCTATCCGGTCCGCATTTTCATCCCCGGCAAGTACGGCCAAAAGCAGCCGAAATGGCTGACGCAGATAGAGGCGATCGCAGAACCGTTCCGGGGGTATTGGGAGCGACGGGGCTGGTCCGATCGAGCCCCCATTCTCACCCACGGGCTAGCGCGGCAGGTGCAGCGGCAGCGAGTATTTACCGGCAATAAGCGGGTGCAGTCGCCGCCGGGATGGGTGGCGATCGCCGGGATGGCGCTGGCCAGTAATGTATGGATCGATCGAGTTGAAGTGAGTCGGGATGGCGGCAGTATCTGGGAGATCGCCGAACAGACACGACCCTCCACCCCTTACGAATGGACCGTATGGCGGCACCAGTGGTTTTTCATTGCCCCAGGCCAGCACCAGCTCTTAGCGCGGGCAGTGGCTGGAGAGGACGTGCAGCCGCTGAACGATATCATCCCGCTAGATGGCAATCAGGCAATTCTACAGGTGCAGCTAGAGGTGAGCGATCGCAGCCCAGTTCTCCGATAGGGCACTGCTCAACTGCTGCGACAGCGGCAAGGTATCTAAACCCATCGCCGCACACAATAGCATCATGTAATACAGCGAGTATTTGAACAGCGATCGCGCTAACTCCCGATCTTCAGGCTGCTGCAATAACTGCCAATTCTTGCGGATAAAGATCTCTCCCAAGCCCAAGGCGGCGATCGCGTAGACCCAGCCCAACTGATGCAGCGGAAATACGAGCAGCAAGGTAGCCGGTACCATCAGCAACGTGTAAACCATCATCTGCTGCGCGGTCGACTTGTCCCCCGCCACCACCGGCAACATCGGCACCTTCACCTGAGCGTATTCATCTCGCATCAGCAATGCCAAGGCCCAGAAGTGGGGGGGGGTCCACAAAAAGATGATGAGAAACAGTGCCCAAGCTCCCCAATCCAGACCGCCCGTCACTGCCGCCCAACCCACTAACGGGGGAATAGCACCTGCCGCACCGCCAATCACAATATTGAGGCTACTCGTGCGCTTGAGCCACAACGTGTAGATGGCCACGTAAAACCCGATCCCCGACATGGCCAGCAGAGCAGCAGCGAGATTGGCATAGGTGGCGAGCAGACCGAAAGAGGCGATCGCCAACAGCCCCGCAAAGAGCAATGCATCTCTCGGATGCACCCGCCCCGAGGGCAGCGGGCGGTGGCGGGTGCGCTCCATGTCGTAATCGATGTCGCGATCGTACCAGCAGTTAATGGTATTTGCTGCCGCAGAGGCCAGCGCTCCCCCCGCCAAGGTCGCCAACATTAAAAGGGGATCTACTCGACCTCCACCGGCCACCCACATGCCACCGGCAGTGGTAATCAGCAGCAGGACGATAATGCGAGGTTTGGTGAGTTGGTAATAGCTTTCGAGGACTTGTCCCCAAGTGCGGTTGCGAGGGTTGGAGCTGTTGATAAAAGTATCGATCATAAGATCCAAAAGAGTGCGATGGGGATGGTTCGTCTGAGTCTCGGCAGTCACTGCACCCCGAACGAAATACTGAGTCGAGCAGAGACAGACCGCTAGGGTTATGCGGGAGATTCGGTCGAGCGAGTAGCGGCACGCGATCGCCACGCCACCAAGGTATAAGCCAACAACGTGCCGAGTAGCGCAGCCCCTACCGCTTGGTGGGTTACGGTCAGAGGTTCCACTTGCAAGTGCAGCCGGAAGGTGGCGCTGCCCACCGCTAATTGCGTCGCGAGCAGCAGGCCCGCCAGTTGCGACAGGCGATCGAGCAGGGGGGTTTTGTCAGGGGTCAGCCAAGTGGCGATCGCCACCGTCAGAGCGGCCAAACTGGCGGGAATAATGCCGAGCAGGTGGGCGTTCATCACGCCGCACAGTTCCGATTCGCTGAAGCAGAGATGCAGTGCCCATTGGGACGCCACTAGGGCGCCGAGCAGACTTTGCAGGTAGACCAACAGGGTTGCGGTCAGTCCCAGCCAGGGGAGATGGGCCGCTACGGTCGTTGTTTGGAGGGGAGTGAGACCGACGGCGATCGCCAACACCAGACTAAAAAACAGCAGTCCCGTGCCTAAATGGGCGGTGACAATGTCAAACCGCAGCAGTTCGATCACCGTCAGTCCCCCCAATACCCCCTGAAACACCACGAGAGCCAAAGCCGCTAAAGCCGCCCAGGGCAACCAGTTGGGCACAGATTTCCGAAACCACCAACTGACGCCAACTAGGGCGATCGTGCAAAACCCTACGGTGGAGGCAACCAGGCGGTGAAACCACTCTAAAAACACCTGTAGATTCATCTGGGCGCTAGGGACGAATTCGCCGTAGCACAGAGGCCAATCGGGACAAGCCAAGCCAGCATTCATGACGCGAGTGGCACTGCCCAAAGCCATCAAAAAGAGCGTCAGACCCGCCAGAGCATACAGACAGCGGCGCAAATTGGCTAGCAGCGATTCGTCGAGATTGGAGGAAAATTCTTCAGCACCAGAGCCCTGAGGGATGGGGGAGTTGGGCCGGTAAGTGTTTTGCATACAAGCAGCACAGATTCATGGCGATCGCGCAACAGACTGGCCGTTCCCCAATGCTTCGCTTATCCCGCAAACACCTAGGGTCTGACACTGGCTGCGCCTACTGCCACTCTAGAAACAGTCTTTAGAGAAGCCTCAAGCTTTAATGTTTTCTTCGAATTGTGTGGGAGTTTGACAGCTTAGTTACAATGTTTAAAAACAAGCTTAGATTTTGGACGATCGAGGCAGAATTGTTAAAATTTGGCCGCTACGGAAGCCGAAGATCGGGAGCTGAATGGAACGGCCACTGCCTCGATTCCCGAACTTGACATCCCAGATTGCGAGGATATTTGATGGGCT is from Synechococcus sp. PCC 7336 and encodes:
- a CDS encoding heme A synthase; translation: MQNTYRPNSPIPQGSGAEEFSSNLDESLLANLRRCLYALAGLTLFLMALGSATRVMNAGLACPDWPLCYGEFVPSAQMNLQVFLEWFHRLVASTVGFCTIALVGVSWWFRKSVPNWLPWAALAALALVVFQGVLGGLTVIELLRFDIVTAHLGTGLLFFSLVLAIAVGLTPLQTTTVAAHLPWLGLTATLLVYLQSLLGALVASQWALHLCFSESELCGVMNAHLLGIIPASLAALTVAIATWLTPDKTPLLDRLSQLAGLLLATQLAVGSATFRLHLQVEPLTVTHQAVGAALLGTLLAYTLVAWRSRAATRSTESPA
- a CDS encoding molybdopterin-dependent oxidoreductase, which translates into the protein MASVWTAGGLVLLQPRSQAITQDGRWPLLDLRDFSQPLPEHWVTPTSDFYIQSAFGTPELDRDRWKLELSGLLDRPLSLSFTDLLSLPAEDIYWTLECIGNPAGGQLAGNALWRGTRLRPLLERAGVRPEARAFALRSADEYETGLLRQELLQEDVFLVYRMNGEPLPPEHGYPVRIFIPGKYGQKQPKWLTQIEAIAEPFRGYWERRGWSDRAPILTHGLARQVQRQRVFTGNKRVQSPPGWVAIAGMALASNVWIDRVEVSRDGGSIWEIAEQTRPSTPYEWTVWRHQWFFIAPGQHQLLARAVAGEDVQPLNDIIPLDGNQAILQVQLEVSDRSPVLR
- a CDS encoding heme o synthase, yielding MIDTFINSSNPRNRTWGQVLESYYQLTKPRIIVLLLITTAGGMWVAGGGRVDPLLMLATLAGGALASAAANTINCWYDRDIDYDMERTRHRPLPSGRVHPRDALLFAGLLAIASFGLLATYANLAAALLAMSGIGFYVAIYTLWLKRTSSLNIVIGGAAGAIPPLVGWAAVTGGLDWGAWALFLIIFLWTPPHFWALALLMRDEYAQVKVPMLPVVAGDKSTAQQMMVYTLLMVPATLLLVFPLHQLGWVYAIAALGLGEIFIRKNWQLLQQPEDRELARSLFKYSLYYMMLLCAAMGLDTLPLSQQLSSALSENWAAIAHL